One stretch of Eupeodes corollae chromosome 2, idEupCoro1.1, whole genome shotgun sequence DNA includes these proteins:
- the LOC129948222 gene encoding farnesol dehydrogenase-like isoform X2: MDRWQNRVAVVTGASSGIGEAIAKDLVAAGLRVVALARREDRLDKIRSELPSDDVRERFFVKKCDITKEDDVKTTFEWIEQTLGGTDILVNNAGTTRPGNLVEIDMAVMDEVLNINVRGLIYCTQAAFKSMKARNFDGHIVHINSIAGHNVPITRPGLSYNIYPPTKFAVTAINEVMRNELRDLGTKIKTTSISPGLVRTEIIPDELYNEIGVYLNAEDISQAVMFAISTPPHVQIHEIVVKPVGERF; this comes from the exons ATGGATCGTTGGCAAAATCGTGTAGCAGTTGTGACCGGAGCAAGTAGTGGAATAGGTGAGGCTATTGCCAAAGATTTAGTAGCCGCTGGACTAAGGGTTGTCGCTTTGGCCCGTCGAGAAGATCGTCTGGATAAAATTCGTTCCGAATTGCCTTCGGATGATGTTCGAGAACGTTTCTTTGTGAAAAAATGTGATATTACAAAAGAAGACGATGTCAAAACAACATTTGAATGGATCGAACAAACTCTTGGAGGAACTGATATTCTTGTCAATAATGCCGGGACAACAAGACCAGGAAATTTAGTTGAAATTGATATGGCTGTTATGGATGAAGTTCTGAATATCAATGTAAGAGGTCTCATCTACTGCACTCAGGCAGCATTCAAGAGCATGAAAGCCCGAAACTTTGATGGACACATTGTCCATATTAACAGTATCGCTGGACATAATGTGCCCATTACTAGACCTGGACTCAGCTATAATATCTATCCTCCCACTAAATTCGCTGTAACTGCTATCAATGAAGTTATGCGCAACGAACTTAGGGATTTGGgaaccaaaattaaaacaact AGCATCAGTCCAGGACTTGTTCGCACAGAAATCATCCCAGATGAACTATACAACGAAATAGGAGTTTATTTGAATGCAGAAGATATTTCTCAAGCTGTAATGTTTGCCATTTCAACGCCTCCTCATGTACAGATCCATGAAATAGTCGTAAAACCAGTTGGagaaaggttttga